One Catenulispora sp. EB89 DNA window includes the following coding sequences:
- a CDS encoding PQQ-binding-like beta-propeller repeat protein, producing MQPLEAGDPTRIGPYAILGVLGSGGMGKVYLGRSTGGRTVAVKAVRPELADDAQFRQRFRNEIEAAKSVSGAFTAAVVDSDTEAPVPWFATAFIAGISLGDAVARFGALPETALRTLTAGLAEAITAVHRAGIIHRDLKPANVLLALDGPYVIDFGITRATEGTALTTAGTVMGSPGFMSPEQASGVRVGPETDMFSLGATLVYAATARSPFGDGPTPALLYRVVSQEPDITGVPDSLRDMISACLHKEPARRPTTQQILDYLDANAPAPTTGGWLPPHYTDAIVQASSVMTHMGINSGPANHMGGQASGPGTPPYGAPGYQGPGTPPQGNNTYGAPAYAPTAQSGMMGVGPYGHGPNGPNTGPQQQSGGAGKLSRRALFGIVGGGVVVLGGGATAIAMSGGSSNKPNTPVANGTTTSGGSTGPSSPGGSSGPSSQSSGALSGPTNSAPIQDPNTAASAQLGGAPQANPAWNQTTSDQIWGSAIGQDAVLLIGTDKTHGLNSQGKPKWNDITCGSGTIGIMTATDGNTVYCTGLDGTGGDPLFAIDIESGKVLWTLPQFDNQWQAQGAAGVNGNLVIVSANVNVQGDGLFAVDKNTHKVVWKQNNADIGAIHVPPTGKYIFTGHDSSSSDTDSTITCLDITTGNKVWQVSRKSATLGGAGSDPFAYANGYLIAGGDKLTAIDPASGKTVWQTQVGDSTLGGSIANHPFTDGSGRVYVTADGYLAAVDSKNGKVLWQSSLAASDQFQVDGATATADGQVYVADYKLALYAVDANSGKCNWSYSNSLMAGQNVSTLTAGGGKVYYTSGQAVLAFNANGK from the coding sequence ATGCAACCGCTGGAAGCGGGGGATCCGACACGCATCGGCCCATATGCCATTCTCGGCGTGCTCGGCAGCGGCGGCATGGGGAAGGTCTACCTCGGCCGTTCCACAGGGGGCCGGACGGTGGCGGTCAAGGCGGTGCGGCCCGAACTGGCTGACGACGCCCAGTTCCGTCAGCGGTTCCGCAACGAGATCGAAGCCGCCAAGTCCGTCTCGGGGGCGTTCACGGCGGCGGTCGTCGACTCCGACACCGAGGCGCCCGTGCCCTGGTTCGCCACCGCGTTCATCGCCGGCATCTCCCTGGGGGACGCCGTGGCGCGTTTCGGCGCTCTGCCCGAGACGGCTCTGCGCACGTTGACCGCCGGCCTGGCCGAGGCCATCACGGCCGTGCACCGCGCGGGGATCATCCACCGGGACCTGAAGCCGGCGAACGTGCTGCTGGCGCTGGACGGTCCGTACGTCATCGACTTCGGCATCACCCGCGCCACCGAGGGCACGGCGCTGACCACGGCCGGCACCGTGATGGGCTCGCCCGGCTTCATGTCGCCGGAGCAGGCCTCGGGCGTGCGCGTGGGTCCGGAGACGGACATGTTCTCCCTGGGCGCCACCCTGGTGTACGCCGCGACCGCGCGCAGCCCGTTCGGGGACGGGCCGACGCCGGCGCTGCTGTACCGCGTGGTGAGTCAGGAGCCGGACATCACGGGGGTCCCGGACTCGCTGCGCGACATGATCTCAGCCTGTCTGCACAAGGAGCCGGCGCGCCGGCCCACCACGCAGCAGATCCTGGACTACCTGGACGCCAACGCCCCGGCGCCGACCACCGGCGGCTGGCTGCCCCCGCACTACACCGACGCCATCGTGCAGGCCAGCAGCGTCATGACGCACATGGGCATCAACTCCGGCCCGGCCAACCACATGGGCGGCCAGGCCTCCGGGCCGGGCACGCCCCCCTACGGCGCGCCCGGCTACCAGGGCCCCGGCACTCCCCCGCAGGGCAACAACACCTACGGGGCGCCGGCCTACGCCCCGACCGCGCAGAGCGGCATGATGGGCGTCGGTCCCTACGGCCACGGCCCGAACGGCCCGAACACCGGTCCGCAGCAGCAGAGCGGTGGCGCCGGCAAGCTGAGCCGCCGCGCGCTGTTCGGCATCGTCGGCGGCGGCGTGGTCGTCCTCGGCGGCGGCGCGACCGCGATAGCCATGTCGGGCGGCTCCAGCAACAAGCCGAACACGCCGGTGGCGAACGGCACCACCACCAGCGGCGGCAGCACCGGCCCGTCCTCCCCCGGCGGCAGCAGCGGCCCCAGCAGCCAGTCCTCCGGCGCGCTGAGCGGACCGACCAACAGCGCACCGATCCAGGACCCGAACACCGCGGCCTCGGCCCAGCTCGGCGGCGCCCCGCAGGCGAACCCGGCCTGGAACCAGACCACCAGCGACCAGATCTGGGGCAGCGCCATCGGCCAGGACGCGGTCCTGCTGATCGGCACGGACAAGACCCACGGCCTGAACAGCCAGGGCAAGCCCAAGTGGAACGACATCACCTGCGGCAGCGGCACCATCGGCATCATGACCGCCACCGACGGCAACACGGTCTACTGCACGGGCCTGGACGGCACCGGCGGCGACCCGCTGTTCGCCATCGACATCGAGAGCGGCAAGGTCCTGTGGACGCTGCCGCAGTTCGACAACCAGTGGCAGGCGCAGGGCGCGGCGGGCGTCAACGGCAACCTGGTGATCGTCTCGGCCAACGTGAACGTCCAGGGCGACGGCCTGTTCGCGGTCGACAAGAACACCCACAAGGTGGTGTGGAAGCAGAACAACGCCGACATCGGCGCCATCCACGTCCCGCCGACCGGCAAGTACATCTTCACCGGCCACGACTCCTCCAGCTCCGACACCGACTCCACGATCACCTGCCTGGACATCACCACGGGCAACAAGGTCTGGCAGGTCTCCCGCAAGAGCGCCACGCTCGGCGGCGCCGGCTCGGACCCCTTCGCCTACGCCAACGGCTACCTGATCGCCGGCGGCGACAAGCTCACCGCCATCGACCCGGCCAGCGGCAAGACGGTGTGGCAGACCCAGGTCGGCGACTCCACCCTCGGCGGCAGCATCGCCAACCACCCCTTCACCGACGGCAGCGGCCGCGTGTACGTCACGGCCGACGGCTACCTGGCGGCGGTCGACTCCAAGAACGGCAAGGTGCTGTGGCAGTCCTCGCTGGCGGCCTCCGACCAGTTCCAGGTCGACGGCGCCACGGCCACTGCTGACGGCCAGGTGTACGTCGCGGACTACAAGCTGGCGCTGTACGCGGTCGACGCGAACAGCGGCAAGTGCAACTGGTCGTACTCGAACTCGCTGATGGCGGGCCAGAACGTGTCGACACTGACCGCCGGCGGCGGGAAGGTGTACTACACGTCGGGGCAGGCTGTGCTGGCGTTCAACGCGAACGGGAAGTAG
- a CDS encoding LuxR C-terminal-related transcriptional regulator: MRSALDWAPTRARLLPPDTTDFTGRLSELTALTDSSTFPAHTAGLFVVIGAGGTGKTALAVRAARLAGDDYPDAHLYADLGGYTGSPTPVPDVLRRFLRALGAAGPLPQDQDELVGMFRTALAGQRCLVVLDDAADEAQVRPLLPTGPDALAIVTSRNWLGGLAGALPVRLGPMSDPEAAAMLARVLGSRWTGTEDVDGLLALCGHLPLAIRIAAARLLSRPQMSVDDLCDQLRDERRRLKRLTAGDITVHGVLTSSYDALEPGDRRTFRRLALLRGYDFCPEAAAQVAGITREEAQESLDRMADRSVVRAESEPGRYSLHSLARLFAADRLTVDEEPEAVVTAEAGHLRWVLSRVRAAADLVNPRMVRLPCTDGAAGTDGDTRAGAGAGTRADDPDVLTHTVGRPGTHPPGSSPADSAPAHREAALAWLDAERHNLLTLVRHHRRLGDPAVCWTIPDALRGYYHQRRHLREWTRMAEIGLAAARHERNLRAQAAMHLTLGMAGFAANRVADAEDHYQRTVELGLGSGWQEIEAVAYRNLAGVALAQGDTATSEKYLSLWADLNERLDLRLNSAVPDIDIPEAEGQAGAENLPAAAETSDVPQPGHDAAAAEEWSVLSRREQTVARLVVQGLTNQQIAKRIRCSPETVKFHLRNIFRKLEIGSRVEIARFVLASGAPS, from the coding sequence ATGCGGTCAGCTCTCGACTGGGCGCCGACGCGCGCCCGGTTGCTGCCACCGGACACCACCGACTTCACCGGACGGCTCAGCGAGCTGACGGCTCTCACCGACTCCTCCACGTTCCCCGCACACACCGCCGGTCTGTTCGTCGTGATCGGCGCCGGCGGCACCGGCAAGACCGCCCTGGCCGTGCGCGCCGCGCGGCTGGCCGGGGACGACTACCCGGACGCGCACCTGTACGCCGACCTCGGCGGCTACACCGGATCGCCGACCCCGGTCCCGGACGTGCTGCGCCGCTTCCTGCGAGCCCTGGGCGCCGCCGGCCCGCTGCCGCAGGACCAGGACGAGCTCGTCGGCATGTTCCGCACCGCGCTGGCCGGCCAGCGCTGCCTGGTGGTCCTGGACGACGCCGCCGACGAGGCGCAGGTGCGGCCGCTGCTGCCCACCGGCCCGGACGCGCTGGCCATCGTGACCAGCCGCAACTGGCTCGGCGGGCTGGCCGGGGCGCTGCCGGTGCGGCTCGGCCCGATGTCGGACCCCGAGGCCGCGGCGATGCTGGCGCGCGTGCTGGGCTCCCGCTGGACCGGCACCGAGGACGTGGACGGCCTGCTGGCGCTGTGCGGGCACCTGCCGCTGGCGATCCGGATCGCCGCGGCGCGCCTGTTGTCCCGGCCGCAGATGAGCGTCGACGACCTCTGCGACCAGCTGCGCGACGAGCGCCGCCGGCTCAAGCGGCTCACCGCCGGCGACATCACCGTGCACGGCGTGCTGACCTCCTCCTACGACGCGCTGGAGCCCGGGGACCGCAGGACGTTCCGACGCCTGGCGCTGCTGCGCGGCTACGACTTCTGCCCGGAGGCCGCGGCGCAGGTCGCGGGGATCACCCGGGAGGAGGCGCAGGAGTCGCTGGACCGGATGGCCGACCGCAGCGTGGTCCGCGCGGAGTCCGAGCCGGGACGCTACAGCCTGCACTCGCTGGCGCGGCTGTTCGCGGCCGACCGGCTGACGGTGGATGAGGAGCCTGAGGCGGTCGTGACCGCCGAAGCCGGGCATCTGCGGTGGGTGCTGTCCCGGGTGCGGGCCGCGGCGGATCTGGTGAATCCGCGCATGGTGCGGCTGCCGTGCACGGACGGCGCGGCCGGGACCGACGGCGACACCAGGGCCGGTGCCGGTGCCGGCACCCGTGCCGACGACCCCGACGTGCTGACCCACACCGTCGGCCGCCCCGGGACCCACCCTCCCGGCAGCAGCCCGGCCGACAGCGCCCCGGCGCACCGCGAGGCCGCGCTGGCCTGGCTGGACGCCGAGCGCCACAACCTGCTGACGCTGGTCCGGCACCACCGCCGGCTCGGCGACCCGGCGGTCTGCTGGACGATCCCGGACGCCCTGCGCGGCTACTACCACCAGCGCCGACACCTGCGGGAGTGGACACGCATGGCGGAGATCGGGCTGGCCGCCGCGCGCCACGAGCGGAACCTGCGCGCGCAGGCCGCCATGCACCTGACGCTCGGCATGGCCGGCTTCGCGGCGAACCGGGTCGCGGACGCCGAGGACCACTATCAGCGCACTGTCGAACTCGGGCTGGGCTCGGGCTGGCAGGAGATCGAGGCCGTGGCGTACCGCAACCTGGCCGGGGTGGCGCTGGCGCAGGGCGACACGGCCACCTCGGAGAAGTACCTGTCGCTGTGGGCGGATCTGAACGAGCGGCTGGATCTGCGGCTGAACTCGGCGGTACCGGACATCGACATTCCCGAAGCCGAAGGCCAGGCCGGCGCCGAGAACCTGCCCGCGGCTGCCGAGACGTCCGACGTCCCACAGCCCGGCCACGACGCCGCGGCAGCCGAGGAGTGGTCGGTTCTCAGCCGCCGCGAGCAGACCGTGGCGCGGCTGGTGGTGCAGGGGCTGACCAACCAGCAGATCGCCAAACGGATCCGGTGTTCGCCGGAGACGGTGAAGTTTCACCTGCGGAACATCTTCCGCAAGCTGGAGATCGGGTCGCGTGTGGAGATCGCCCGGTTCGTGCTGGCCTCGGGGGCGCCGAGCTAG
- a CDS encoding N-acetyltransferase family protein, translated as MRIDLSVDGHPVVVRDLEPADEQAVLAVFDASDDWFLAATGQPSAPGDVQSAYYSLPEGYDFDDKVLLVIEADGEVVGFVDALRRYPHTASVGIGTFLIRPEFRRLGIGRGVVRALSAEAAAQDIAQISTHVAEGWAPGRKFLAALGADFSAPVAPGGGNRTVGPAEGSRKVIPATLVIG; from the coding sequence ATGCGCATCGATCTCTCCGTGGACGGCCACCCGGTCGTCGTCCGGGACCTGGAGCCCGCCGACGAGCAGGCGGTCCTGGCCGTCTTCGACGCCTCCGACGACTGGTTCCTCGCCGCCACCGGCCAGCCCTCGGCGCCCGGCGACGTGCAGAGCGCCTACTACTCGCTGCCCGAGGGCTACGACTTCGACGACAAGGTCCTGCTGGTCATCGAGGCCGACGGGGAGGTCGTCGGGTTCGTCGACGCCCTGCGCCGCTACCCGCACACCGCCTCGGTGGGCATCGGCACGTTCCTGATCCGCCCGGAGTTCCGGCGCCTGGGCATCGGACGCGGCGTGGTCCGCGCGCTGTCGGCCGAGGCCGCCGCGCAGGACATCGCGCAGATCAGCACGCACGTCGCCGAGGGCTGGGCCCCGGGCCGCAAGTTCCTGGCCGCCCTGGGCGCCGACTTCTCCGCGCCGGTCGCGCCCGGCGGCGGGAACCGCACCGTGGGGCCGGCCGAGGGTTCCAGAAAAGTGATCCCCGCCACCCTCGTGATCGGTTGA
- a CDS encoding methyltransferase: MTADQIGVAGPPREVAVQATIEFADRMAAGAALTDQHGAVEGRPEQFAMLGRTWTLLPGVFAPVHTASTELFSSWLPFPVGGAFLEIGSGAGVTAVTAALAGCAHVTALDISRAAVANTEANARRHGVADRVRVLRSNLFDALDAGERYDVIYWNSNVIDAPPEFEYLDELQWAFFDRDYATHGRFLSQGPKLLAPGGRMFLGFNTLGNKERLRVMADRLGLELATFRRRSGAVGGIGVELSLLEVLVG; this comes from the coding sequence ATGACCGCCGACCAGATCGGCGTCGCGGGGCCGCCCCGAGAGGTCGCGGTCCAGGCCACCATCGAGTTCGCCGACCGGATGGCCGCCGGCGCCGCCCTGACCGACCAGCACGGCGCCGTCGAGGGCCGCCCCGAGCAGTTCGCCATGCTCGGCCGCACCTGGACGCTGCTGCCCGGGGTGTTCGCCCCGGTCCACACCGCCTCCACCGAGCTGTTCTCCTCCTGGCTGCCCTTCCCGGTCGGCGGGGCGTTTCTGGAGATCGGCTCGGGCGCCGGGGTCACCGCCGTGACCGCCGCGCTCGCCGGCTGCGCGCACGTCACCGCCCTGGACATCTCCCGCGCCGCGGTGGCGAACACCGAGGCGAACGCCCGGCGGCACGGCGTGGCCGACCGGGTCAGAGTCCTGCGAAGCAACCTGTTCGACGCCCTGGACGCCGGCGAGCGGTACGACGTCATCTACTGGAACTCCAACGTCATCGACGCACCGCCGGAGTTCGAGTACCTGGATGAGCTGCAGTGGGCCTTCTTCGACCGCGACTACGCCACGCACGGCAGGTTCCTGAGTCAGGGCCCGAAGTTGCTGGCCCCGGGCGGCCGGATGTTCCTCGGCTTCAACACGCTGGGCAACAAGGAGCGGCTGCGGGTCATGGCCGACCGGCTCGGGCTGGAGCTGGCCACGTTCCGCCGCCGCTCCGGCGCGGTCGGCGGGATCGGTGTGGAGCTCAGCCTGCTGGAGGTGCTGGTCGGCTGA
- a CDS encoding nucleotidyltransferase domain-containing protein — translation MPEPFLDHIVEVLESEPRILAAWLLGSHARGTADRHSDLDLWLVVESEAKAAFVDEWPELSDRIAPSVLRQRVFGSTFLHITPDWRRWDVSIGVPDDVAHRTSSTVQPLFDRAGLNDRLAPPGGPTAPDPARISALTAEFLRVMGLLPVVLGRREHVVGVSGAGLLRGLIVQLFLEDVAVEDRGGALHLNGLLPPERLRQLTDLPTAEATHDSVLEAHMACARLFLPVARELAAATDAPWPAELEEALRLHLRRELGVELT, via the coding sequence GTGCCCGAGCCGTTCCTGGACCACATCGTCGAAGTGCTGGAGTCGGAGCCGCGCATCCTCGCGGCCTGGCTCCTGGGCAGCCACGCGCGGGGGACCGCTGACCGGCACAGCGATCTCGACCTCTGGCTCGTCGTCGAGTCTGAGGCCAAGGCTGCGTTCGTCGATGAGTGGCCGGAGCTCTCGGACCGCATCGCACCCTCGGTGCTCAGGCAGCGAGTCTTCGGCAGCACTTTCCTGCACATCACGCCCGACTGGCGGCGCTGGGACGTCTCGATCGGCGTGCCGGACGACGTGGCGCACCGGACGAGCAGCACCGTGCAGCCGCTGTTCGACCGCGCCGGCCTCAACGACCGGCTGGCGCCGCCCGGCGGTCCGACCGCGCCCGACCCGGCCAGGATCAGCGCCCTGACCGCCGAGTTCCTGCGGGTGATGGGACTGCTTCCGGTGGTGCTCGGGCGCCGGGAGCACGTGGTCGGGGTGTCGGGCGCCGGGTTGTTGCGCGGGCTGATCGTCCAGCTGTTCCTGGAGGACGTGGCGGTCGAGGACCGCGGCGGCGCGCTGCATCTCAATGGCCTGCTTCCGCCGGAGCGGCTGCGGCAGCTGACGGACCTGCCGACGGCCGAGGCGACGCATGACAGCGTGCTGGAGGCGCATATGGCGTGTGCGCGTTTGTTTCTGCCGGTCGCGCGGGAACTCGCCGCCGCCACCGACGCGCCGTGGCCGGCAGAGCTCGAAGAGGCGCTGCGGCTTCATCTGCGCCGCGAACTCGGAGTCGAACTCACCTGA
- a CDS encoding BTAD domain-containing putative transcriptional regulator, producing MLAALLLLPGRTASSAELIDALWGEEPPSRARSILRTYAWRWRRVLDPESADGAASEVLVSLAGGYRLALPAFGSGGAGSAPGSSRGATDGSAEPAGPPLGAPAAFDGSRFDGTRFDGTRFDGSEAESLPVDAEQAERWASDADKAGAEGRPEQARELLRRAVDLWTGVPLAGVPGPFAERQRRRFAELRLSLLERRIALDVELGRGASCVPELRALSDEFPLRERLYALLMRALSQSGRQADALAAFTAARRLLIGELGVEPGAELRAVHAEVLAGGSLSPSPSSRSSRSALPPAAASSSMIPAGQSTQDKTPAVPRPAQLPPAEPDFVGRGALAERLGAELSSIEHKYAAPAVLALAGMGGVGKSTLALHIAHRARPAFPDGQLYADLHGTGASPVPPQAVLEDFLHALGVPAQEIPEGTAARSSLFRTVLDGRRLLIVLDDAANAAQVRPLLPGAAGCAVLVTSRARLVALPKSAQVWLDVFDDEEALGLLGRVAGPERPHAEPEAARLLVDACGRLPLAVRIVAARLAARPAWTVASLAGRLADERSRLRELRIGELAVAPAFEVGYQQLTALQATAFRLLGAVEAVEIGLPAAAAVLALPEADAEAVLESLVDVAMLESPAEHRYRHHSLLRDFAHGAVGDPDRAAAEGLAARSRLLRFLLAGACAAFESAVPGDPIRETLAPQGIGEFAFDSPAAARAWARGEAATAAELTARIATEALGEGAQAARYRELVPAAINLLIAMSPFGPGPWGRRTAIAVQDLARAAERAGDVRGQGRAWFLAGNTALAAGRFDEASQHGRWALELCTLAEDPVIARQVLNDLGVIAHGRGAYDEAAGLFGEAVALARALGHHSGEAGSLLNMAVSRLRAGRAAEVLADCEGMLASARERGDPATAAQTRYVSGLALAALARPAEAAERFETAATDWNTLGALDRAARARFQLAKALHTLGADESARDHAHAALAEFEADGHAADQRAVRALLADLDVARD from the coding sequence ATGCTGGCCGCGCTGTTGCTGCTGCCGGGCCGGACCGCGAGTTCGGCGGAGCTCATCGACGCCCTGTGGGGCGAAGAGCCGCCGAGCCGGGCGCGCTCCATCCTGAGGACCTACGCCTGGCGCTGGCGGCGGGTGCTGGACCCGGAGTCCGCCGACGGCGCCGCGTCCGAGGTCCTGGTCTCGCTGGCCGGCGGCTATCGGCTGGCGCTGCCGGCGTTCGGAAGCGGCGGCGCGGGCTCCGCGCCGGGCTCCTCGCGGGGCGCGACGGACGGGTCGGCCGAGCCCGCCGGCCCGCCGCTCGGCGCGCCGGCCGCGTTCGACGGCTCCCGGTTCGACGGCACCAGGTTTGACGGGACCAGGTTCGACGGCTCCGAAGCCGAGAGCCTGCCGGTCGACGCCGAACAGGCCGAGCGCTGGGCCTCCGACGCGGACAAGGCCGGTGCCGAGGGCCGGCCGGAGCAGGCTCGGGAGCTGCTCCGGCGGGCCGTGGACCTGTGGACCGGGGTGCCGTTGGCCGGGGTCCCGGGGCCGTTCGCCGAGCGGCAGCGCCGGCGCTTCGCCGAGCTGCGGCTGAGCCTGCTGGAGCGGCGGATCGCGCTGGACGTGGAGCTGGGGCGCGGGGCGTCGTGCGTCCCGGAGCTGCGGGCGCTCAGCGACGAGTTCCCGCTGCGGGAGCGGCTGTACGCGCTGCTGATGCGGGCATTGTCGCAGTCCGGACGCCAGGCCGACGCGCTGGCGGCGTTCACCGCGGCCCGCCGCCTGCTGATCGGCGAACTCGGCGTCGAGCCGGGCGCCGAGCTGCGCGCGGTGCACGCCGAGGTGCTGGCCGGCGGATCGCTGTCGCCGAGCCCGTCGAGCCGGTCAAGCCGTTCGGCGCTGCCGCCCGCCGCAGCCTCATCCTCCATGATCCCCGCAGGTCAGAGCACACAAGACAAGACTCCTGCGGTCCCGCGTCCGGCCCAGCTCCCCCCGGCCGAACCGGACTTCGTCGGCCGCGGCGCGCTCGCCGAACGGCTCGGCGCCGAGCTGAGCTCCATCGAGCACAAGTACGCCGCGCCGGCCGTCCTGGCCCTGGCCGGGATGGGAGGCGTCGGCAAGAGCACGCTGGCCCTGCACATCGCGCACCGGGCCCGGCCCGCCTTCCCCGACGGCCAGCTCTACGCCGATCTGCACGGCACCGGCGCCTCGCCGGTCCCGCCGCAGGCCGTGCTGGAGGACTTCCTGCACGCGCTGGGCGTCCCGGCCCAGGAGATCCCGGAGGGCACGGCGGCGCGCTCGTCGCTGTTCCGGACCGTGCTCGACGGCCGCCGCCTGCTCATCGTGCTCGACGACGCGGCCAACGCCGCGCAGGTCAGGCCCCTACTGCCGGGCGCCGCCGGCTGCGCGGTGCTGGTCACCAGCCGGGCCCGGCTGGTCGCGCTGCCGAAGTCGGCGCAGGTCTGGCTGGACGTGTTCGACGACGAGGAAGCGCTCGGGCTGCTGGGGCGCGTCGCCGGCCCCGAACGTCCGCACGCCGAACCCGAGGCGGCCCGGCTGCTGGTCGACGCCTGCGGACGGCTGCCGCTGGCGGTCCGGATCGTGGCCGCGCGCCTGGCCGCGCGCCCCGCCTGGACCGTCGCCTCCCTGGCCGGACGGCTGGCCGACGAGCGCTCCCGGCTGCGCGAGCTGCGGATCGGCGAGCTGGCGGTGGCGCCGGCGTTCGAGGTCGGATACCAGCAGCTGACCGCGCTCCAGGCCACAGCCTTCCGGCTGCTCGGGGCGGTGGAGGCGGTGGAGATCGGGCTGCCGGCCGCGGCAGCCGTACTGGCGCTCCCGGAGGCGGACGCCGAGGCGGTCCTGGAATCGCTCGTGGACGTGGCGATGCTGGAATCCCCCGCCGAGCACCGCTACCGGCATCACAGCCTGCTGCGGGACTTCGCGCACGGCGCCGTCGGCGACCCGGACCGCGCGGCGGCCGAAGGGCTCGCGGCGCGCTCGCGGCTGCTGCGGTTCCTGCTCGCCGGGGCGTGCGCGGCGTTCGAGTCGGCGGTGCCCGGGGACCCGATCCGCGAGACGCTGGCGCCGCAGGGCATCGGCGAGTTCGCGTTCGACTCCCCCGCCGCCGCGCGCGCCTGGGCCCGCGGCGAGGCGGCCACCGCCGCGGAGCTGACGGCGCGGATCGCGACCGAGGCGCTGGGCGAGGGCGCGCAGGCCGCGCGGTATCGGGAGCTGGTCCCGGCGGCCATCAACCTGCTGATCGCGATGAGCCCGTTCGGTCCGGGGCCGTGGGGCCGCAGGACGGCGATCGCCGTGCAGGACCTGGCGCGGGCCGCCGAGCGGGCCGGGGACGTGCGCGGGCAGGGCCGGGCCTGGTTCCTGGCCGGGAACACCGCACTGGCCGCCGGCCGGTTCGACGAGGCCTCGCAGCACGGCCGGTGGGCGCTGGAGCTGTGCACGCTGGCCGAGGACCCGGTGATCGCCCGGCAGGTGCTCAACGACCTGGGGGTGATCGCGCACGGCCGCGGCGCGTACGACGAGGCCGCGGGCCTGTTCGGCGAGGCGGTGGCGCTGGCCCGAGCGCTGGGGCACCACAGCGGCGAGGCCGGCTCGCTGTTGAACATGGCGGTGTCCCGGCTGCGCGCCGGCCGCGCCGCCGAAGTGCTCGCCGACTGCGAGGGGATGCTGGCCTCGGCGCGCGAGCGCGGGGACCCGGCGACGGCGGCGCAGACCCGGTATGTCAGCGGCCTGGCACTGGCGGCCCTGGCGCGTCCGGCCGAGGCCGCGGAGCGGTTCGAGACGGCGGCCACGGACTGGAACACCCTGGGTGCGCTGGACCGTGCCGCGCGGGCCCGGTTCCAGCTGGCCAAGGCGCTGCACACGCTCGGCGCCGACGAATCCGCCCGCGACCACGCGCACGCCGCGCTGGCCGAGTTCGAGGCCGACGGACACGCGGCCGATCAGCGAGCAGTGCGCGCGCTGCTCGCTGATCTGGACGTGGCGCGGGACTGA